A genomic window from Vitis riparia cultivar Riparia Gloire de Montpellier isolate 1030 chromosome 18, EGFV_Vit.rip_1.0, whole genome shotgun sequence includes:
- the LOC117906870 gene encoding L-type lectin-domain containing receptor kinase S.6, which yields MSSSVVLLWVPFFFFVSFILASLSAPFLPADNVTLFGDAFFINNSISLTRELNCFSSSSTPTAAAPIAASSSSSSSGVGRALYVHPIRFLDSRTNTPASFSSRFSFSIIPSPLCRFGDGMAFLITSNGGYFSLSDGYLGLPEPLSTQDSFVAIEFDTSFDPSLGDINGNHVGIDVNTIVSFASVDSVSQGIDLKSGKEMTAWIEYRDAEKIIRVWVGNSPVRPPRPLLVAQIDLSRHFKEFMHVGFSASNGPGSAGHIVNRWRFKTFGFIPSAIPMDAAEDGDCFMCAPENSNAKRNPFDLHIGSLEIKEMALGLGGLTAVVLAMIVILIISFCLIRKKRLGIRRSQEDQSCRIQTAPMRFSLAEINSATMGFNKKRIIGEGASSTVYQGFLPSVGAVAVKRFTQTNRIDYCSDPFTNEFVTVGDCLRHANLVQLIGWCCEGNEFLLIYEYLPNGSLDKVLHKNIKSGSSLTWEQRLNIVLGVASALTYLHEECERQIIHRDVKASNIMLDSEFNAKLGDFGLAEIYEHSSITREATIPAGTMGYLAPEYVCYGVPTEKTDVYSFGVVMLELATGRKPVDDDRSVLLDWVWDLREKGTLMLAADFRLMGRFNRVEMERMLMVGLSCAHPNHKKRPTVKKAARILRGEAPLPTLPARKPTPRPQHSLPEASQRIMDLGGDDENPSLDDAPWMTPRSHFG from the coding sequence ATGAGTTCTTCTGTCGTGCTCCTCTGggttcctttctttttcttcgttAGCTTCATTCTTGCCTCTCTTTCTGCGCCTTTCTTGCCTGCAGACAATGTCACCCTCTTCGGTGATGCTTTCTTCATCAACAATTCCATTAGCCTTACAAGAGAACTCAActgtttctcttcttcttctacacCCACTGCTGCTGCTCCTAttgctgcttcttcttcttcttcatcttctggGGTAGGAAGAGCTCTATATGTTCACCCTATTCGCTTTCTTGATTCCAGAACCAACACGCCAGCATCTTTCTCTTCCCGTTTCTCGTTCTCAATCATCCCTTCCCCTCTGTGTCGTTTTGGGGATGGCATGGCATTTCTGATCACCTCCAATGGAGGTTACTTCAGCCTCTCTGATGGGTACTTAGGTCTTCCTGAACCCTTAAGCACTCAAGATTCTTTCGTGGCTATAGAATTTGATACGAGTTTTGATCCATCCCTTGGAGATATCAACGGTAACCATGTTGGTATTGATGTCAACACAATTGTATCTTTCGCTTCAGTTGATTCTGTGTCACAGGGGATTGATCTTAAGAGTGGCAAGGAGATGACGGCTTGGATTGAGTACAGAGATGCAGAGAAGATTATCCGGGTCTGGGTTGGGAACTCCCCGGTCAGGCCTCCAAGGCCTCTTCTTGTTGCCCAAATTGACCTCTCGCGGCATTTCAAAGAATTCATGCATGTGGGTTTCTCCGCCTCTAATGGACCAGGCTCAGCAGGTCATATTGTTAATCGGTGGCGATTCAAAACTTTTGGGTTTATCCCTTCAGCAATTCCCATGGATGCAGCCGAAGATGGGGACTGCTTCATGTGTGCTCCAGAGAATTCAAATGCCAAGAGAAACCCCTTTGATCTCCATATAGGAAGCTTAGAGATCAAGGAAATGGCTCTTGGACTGGGAGGTTTAACTGCAGTTGTCTTGGCCATGATTGTAATTCTTATTATCAgtttttgtttgattaggaaGAAGAGACTCGGCATCAGAAGAAGCCAAGAAGACCAAAGTTGTAGAATCCAAACAGCACCCATGAGATTTTCGCTTGCTGAGATAAATTCAGCTACAATGGGGTTCAACAAGAAGAGAATTATTGGTGAAGGGGCATCTTCAACTGTATATCAAGGGTTCCTTCCCTCTGTGGGAGCAGTAGCAGTTAAGAGGTTCACCCAGACTAATCGGATTGATTATTGCAGCGATCCATTTACAAATGAGTTTGTAACAGTTGGAGATTGCTTGCGACACGCAAACTTAGTGCAGCTCATAGGATGGTGCTGTGAGGGAAATGAATTTCTCCTGATCTATGAGTACTTGCCCAATGGAAGCCTTGACAAAGTCCTGCACAAAAACATCAAGTCAGGAAGCTCCCTCACCTGGGAGCAGAGATTGAATATAGTTCTTGGGGTTGCCTCTGCTCTTACCTATCTCCATGAAGAATGTGAGAGGCAGATCATTCACAGAGATGTGAAGGCTTCCAACATAATGCTGGATTCAGAGTTCAATGCCAAGCTTGGAGACTTTGGCTTGGCAGAAATTTATGAGCACAGCTCCATCACAAGAGAAGCCACCATACCAGCTGGAACAATGGGATACCTTGCTCCTGAGTATGTCTGCTATGGTGTTCCCACAGAGAAAACAGATGTCTACAGCTTTGGTGTGGTCATGCTAGAGCTAGCAACTGGGAGAAAGCCTGTTGATGATGACAGATCCGTGCTTCTTGATTGGGTATGGGACCTGCGAGAAAAGGGAACACTGATGTTGGCCGCTGATTTTAGGTTGATGGGAAGGTTTAATAGGGTGGAGATGGAGAGAATGCTCATGGTGGGACTTTCTTGTGCGCACCCAAACCACAAGAAGAGACCAACAGTGAAGAAAGCAGCAAGGATTCTTAGGGGTGAAGCACCTCTCCCCACTCTGCCAGCAAGGAAGCCAACCCCAAGACCTCAACATTCCTTGCCTGAGGCTTCCCAACGGATAATGGATCTTGGTGGAGATGATGAGAACCCTAGCTTGGATGATGCACCATGGATGACTCCAAGGAGCCATTTTGGATAG
- the LOC117905445 gene encoding protein MITOFERRINLIKE 1, chloroplastic encodes MRGQKSGCRSSGAGKVAAAEIVGGDSILKCPRNHHSTRQTHHHHHQPLLLLHFNVAARFPYIGQVCCPTTKSLIKSLSVFERALIGAGGGGIAGAFTYFCLHPLDTIKTKLQTRGASEIYKGTLDAIVKTFQERGVLGFYSGISAVIVGSAASSAVYFGTCEFGKSILAKVPQYPSLLIPPTAGAMGNIMSSAIMVPKELITQRMQAGAKGRSWQVLLGILERDGILGLYAGYSATLLRNLPAGVLSYSSFEYLKAAVLSRTKNDHLEPFQSVCCGALAGAISASLTTPLDVVKTRLMTQVHGEAINKVSAAMYSGVSATVNQILRDEGWVGLTSGMGPRVVHSACFSALGYFAFETAKMAILHQYLKRKELCEMNVAST; translated from the exons ATGAGAGGACAGAAAAGTGGCTGCAGAAGTAGTGGTGCAGGAAAAGTGGCTGCTGCAGAGATCGTTGGAGGGGACAGCATT CTCAAATGCCCACGAAACCACCACTCGACACGGCAgacccaccaccaccaccaccaaccCCTTCTTCTTCTCCACTTCAATGTCGCAGCCCGCTTCCCCTATATTGGCCAAGTCTGCTGCCCCACAACCAAGTCTCTCATAAAGTCCCTTTCCGTCTTCGAACGAGCCCTCATCGGCGCTGGCGGCGGCGGAATCGCCGGCGCATTCACCTACTTCTGCCTCCACCCCCTCGACACCATCAAAACGAAGCTCCAGACAAGAGGGGCTTCGGAGATTTACAAAGGGACGTTGGACGCAATCGTGAAGACATTCCAGGAAAGGGGTGTTCTAGGATTTTACAGTGGCATCTCGGCCGTGATTGTCGGATCCGCGGCCTCTTCGGCGGTATATTTTGGGACTTGTGAGTTCGGGAAGTCGATTTTGGCTAAGGTTCCGCAATACCCATCACTCTTGATTCCTCCGACCGCCGGAGCTATGGGCAACATTATGTCTTCGGCGATAATGGTGCCCAAGGAGTTGATTACACAGAGAATGCAAGCTGGTGCAAAGGGGAGGTCCTGGCAGGTGCTGTTGGGAATTCTTGAGAGAGATGGGATTTTGGGTCTTTATGCAGGCTATTCTGCTACATTGTTGAGGAATTTGCCTGCTGGGGTACTGAGTTATTCGTCTTTCGAGTATTTGAAAGCTGCAGTGTTAAGTAGGACTAAAAATGATCATTTGGAGCCATTTCAGAGTGTGTGTTGTGGAGCTTTGGCTGGCGCAATATCTGCTTCGCTCACCACCCCGCTAGATGTAGTTAAGACTAGATTGATGACTCAGGTTCATGGAGAGGCCATAAATAAGGTTTCAGCGGCAATGTATAGCGGGGTTTCGGCTACTGTAAACCAAATTTTGAGGGATGAGGGGTGGGTTGGACTGACCAGTGGAATGGGTCCCCGGGTTGTTCATAGCGCCTGTTTTTCAGCATTGGGGTACTTCGCATTTGAGACGGCTAAGATGGCCATCTTGCATCAGTATCTAAAGCGCAAAGAGTTGTGTGAAATGAACGTTGCTTCTACTTGA